A genomic stretch from Psilocybe cubensis strain MGC-MH-2018 chromosome 1, whole genome shotgun sequence includes:
- a CDS encoding Conserved oligomeric Golgi complex subunit 8, with product MSQESTTPVSSTSRLVDVSFLTDVIASSSKLPLEELTKERSQAYLSNLTTFSLQDLLAEPAILQTQSHHLTSSLTSLTHTSYPTFLSLHQTTNALTASLTTLSSSLDSLLTSSLPALEECAAGWKERTDTILKERSKARIVLEQHEKIRDLLEIPILIDTCVRNGYFSEALSLVSHAKSLAANAALSNKPPTLILSSVLSEVHHSIMQMLLTLLTTLYEPNRKLPALWKAVNFLRKMDVFGPSSPFTSAVLKTVSAQSDRDKFSDFFGEDLSSEEQIALAFLVGRESCLKSTLEPCGSDVLRMTNHGQLDDREKEDLARYLKKYIDLWREGVYDVITQYSTIFLEKSSTTSVPQSPTKPASAKTTSDSVQTTDASHNWIRLHSLITTYASRALTTHLLPLLSPSLPLLSLSLLPSFLTQLSYCSTAFARVGLDFRSILSCLFSDAVTEVISHEMKSASDTFVARFKVPSATSRIDTQRSNGVLLKAKWETPSKWLIISDTAELPPVPVTPATALTTTFSQSPPHIPPQMLASYPPLAEHTNSLLGVLNGLRLLAPTNILPTLIRILDDDVLCNGGQALLAYIKAFCRDEPSIANDSNSDDGEDENEKEKRVIMAFGQVYFGVLIPFVRRALVEGVYGVKLDSSFEGGGESLPNVVMDWEDFVLEENEEDSGDES from the coding sequence ATGAGCCAGGAATCGACTACACCAGTGTCCAGCACGTCTCGTTTAGTCGACGTGTCTTTTCTCACCGACGTTATCGCATCGTCATCAAAATTACCACTCGAAGAATTGACAAAAGAGAGGTCTCAAGCATACCTTTCCAACTTGACAACATTTTCTTTACAAGACTTGCTGGCGGAACCTGCTATTCTTCAAACACAGTCACATCATCTTACATCAAGTTTAACGTCTCTTACGCATACCTCTTACCCCACATTCTTGTCATTACACCAAACCACCAACGCATTAACTGCATCTCTCACAACCCTTTCGTCGTCTCTCGACTCCCTTTTGACCTCAAGCCTACCGGCCTTGGAAGAATGTGCAGCAGGATGGAAAGAACGAACAGACACAATATTGAAGGAGCGGAGCAAGGCTCGCATTGTGTTGGAACAGCACGAAAAGATACGGGACCTATTGGAGATTCCAATTCTCATCGATACATGCGTGCGGAATGGTTATTTTTCAGAGGCGCTCTCTCTTGTATCACACGCCAAGTCGTTAGCGGCGAATGCAGCGCTATCAAACAAACCTCCTACTCTCATACTATCTTCTGTTCTTTCGGAGGTCCACCACTCCATCATGCAGATGTTGCTAACATTATTGACAACATTATACGAACCAAATCGTAAGCTTCCGGCTCTCTGGAAAGCGGTAAATTTCTTGCgaaaaatggatgtatttggCCCATCCTCCCCGTTTACCTCCGCAGTCTTGAAGACAGTTTCTGCCCAGTCAGACCGCGACAAATTCAGTGATTTTTTTGGAGAGGATCTCAGCAGCGAGGAACAGATCGCTCTAGCCTTCCTTGTAGGTCGAGAATCCTGTTTAAAATCGACTTTGGAGCCTTGCGGGAGTGATGTTTTGCGTATGACGAACCATGGACAATTGGACGACCGAGAAAAGGAAGACCTTGCAAGGTATCTTAAGAAATACATTGATCTCTGGAGAGAGGGTGTATATGATGTCATCACTCAGTATTCGACCATTTTCCTGGAAAAGTCATCTACCACTTCAGTACCACAATCACCTACGAAACCCGCCTCCGCGAAAACTACATCGGATTCTGTTCAGACAACCGACGCCAGTCATAATTGGATACGACTACATTCTCTAATCACGACTTACGCTTCTCGTGCGCTTACGACGCACCTGTTGCCGTTGCTATCCCCCAGTCTCCCTCTTTTATCTCTCTCTTTGTTACCATCCTTTCTTACTCAGCTGTCTTACTGCTCCACTGCTTTCGCGCGGGTAGGGCTAGACTTTCGAAGCATCCTCTCCTGCCTTTTTTCTGACGCAGTGACTGAAGTCATCAGTCATGAAATGAAATCTGCAAGCGATACTTTCGTTGCACGTTTTAAGGTACCCTCAGCCACAAGTCGAATAGATACCCAAAGATCCAATGGCGTATTACTAAAGGCGAAGTGGGAAACACCCTCGAAGTGGTTAATCATATCTGATACTGCAGAGTTACCACCGGTCCCTGTTACACCGGCCACGGCCCTTACCACCACCTTTTCTCAAAGTCCCCCTCATATTCCACCCCAGATGCTGGCATCGTATCCACCGCTCGCTGAACACACCAATTCTCTTCTTGGGGTTTTAAACGGACTGCGACTACTTGCTCCTACAAATATCCTCCCAACCCTGATTCGTATCTTAGACGATGACGTTCTGTGCAACGGAGGTCAAGCTCTGCTCGCATACATCAAAGCATTTTGCAGAGATGAGCCATCGATTGCAAATGACAGCAATTCAGATGatggagaagatgaaaacgaaaaggagaagagggtgATTATGGCATTCGGTCAGGTATACTT